A single genomic interval of bacterium harbors:
- the leuB gene encoding 3-isopropylmalate dehydrogenase — MSNTTQIAVLSGDGIGPEVMEQGLKVLGAIQKRFDYNLKFTHADVGGAAIDRHGNALPESTLKTCEASKAILFGSVGGPKWEKLPPAQQPERGALLPLRKHFGLFCNLRPAKLPVSMLPCSPIRPDLCPAGFDILCVRELTGDVYFGQPKGREGSGPGERAFDTMAYTRHEIERVSHMAFEMARQRRKKVTSIDKANVLTSMVLWREVVTGIGLAYPDVTLQHMYVDNAAMQLVRSPQQFDVMLCPNMFGDIISDETAMLSGSLGMLPSASLNETGFGLYEPAGGSAPDIAGKGIANPIAQILSAALMLRHSLHRDDAAKAIEQAVEAVLAQGIRTRDITTSPSQTVAGTAEMGTAITDAILEA; from the coding sequence ATGAGTAACACGACCCAAATTGCAGTATTAAGTGGTGATGGAATTGGCCCGGAAGTCATGGAGCAGGGATTGAAAGTCCTTGGTGCCATTCAGAAGCGGTTTGACTACAACCTGAAATTCACGCATGCCGATGTCGGAGGCGCCGCCATTGACCGACATGGCAATGCCCTCCCTGAAAGCACTCTGAAAACCTGCGAAGCCAGCAAGGCCATCCTTTTCGGTTCTGTCGGGGGTCCGAAATGGGAAAAGCTGCCGCCCGCCCAACAACCTGAACGGGGTGCCCTCCTCCCCCTGCGCAAACATTTCGGACTGTTCTGCAACCTGCGCCCGGCCAAACTGCCCGTCTCGATGCTGCCCTGCTCACCCATCCGCCCGGACTTATGCCCGGCCGGATTTGATATCCTGTGCGTCAGGGAATTGACGGGCGATGTCTATTTCGGCCAACCCAAGGGCCGGGAAGGCTCCGGCCCCGGCGAACGGGCGTTTGACACCATGGCCTATACCCGCCATGAAATCGAGCGCGTGTCCCACATGGCCTTTGAGATGGCGCGGCAACGCCGCAAAAAAGTGACCTCCATCGACAAGGCCAACGTACTGACCTCCATGGTGCTGTGGCGCGAGGTGGTGACCGGGATCGGGCTCGCGTATCCTGATGTCACCCTCCAACATATGTATGTCGACAATGCCGCCATGCAACTGGTGCGTTCGCCCCAGCAGTTCGACGTCATGCTCTGCCCGAATATGTTCGGCGACATTATCAGCGATGAAACCGCCATGCTGTCCGGCTCACTGGGCATGCTTCCCTCCGCCAGCCTGAACGAGACCGGCTTCGGCTTGTATGAACCGGCGGGCGGCTCAGCGCCGGATATTGCGGGCAAAGGGATTGCCAACCCGATCGCACAAATCCTTTCGGCTGCCCTGATGCTGCGCCACTCGCTTCACCGCGATGATGCCGCCAAGGCCATTGAGCAGGCGGTGGAAGCCGTGCTGGCCCAGGGGATCCGGACGCGGGACATCACCACGTCGCCCTCCCAGACCGTGGCGGGAACCGCCGAGATGGGAACCGCCATTACCGATGCCATTCTGGAAGCCTGA
- a CDS encoding KpsF/GutQ family sugar-phosphate isomerase translates to MTTKKKNSSPRSLKASQSILRGRAVIQMEIEGLQKVQRDLDSRFTKAVQMIIQATQAGGKVVVTGVGKNLHIGEKISATLASTGTTSVFLNPIQAMHGDLGILAPADILLALSYSGESEEILNLLPLVRRFGIKVVSLTGKPNSAMGKLSDEVISVAVEREACPFNMAPTTSTTATLAVGDALAMVLLDTRGFKIEDYARRHPAGAIGRTLLLRVSDIMRKGNRVATVSSTAKIKDVILAMTKGRSGSAGVLDKAGRVLGIFTDGDLRRHLPQYPDIVNMPVATLMTRNPIMVKADGLAVDVLQLFEKHNIDDLLVVDGHNKLVGAVDIQDLPKLKIM, encoded by the coding sequence ATGACCACCAAAAAAAAGAACTCCTCCCCCCGCTCTCTCAAGGCGTCCCAGTCCATCCTACGCGGACGGGCGGTCATCCAGATGGAAATTGAAGGCCTGCAAAAGGTCCAGCGTGACCTGGACTCCCGGTTCACCAAAGCCGTCCAGATGATTATCCAGGCCACCCAGGCCGGCGGCAAGGTAGTGGTCACCGGGGTGGGGAAAAATCTCCATATCGGCGAAAAGATTTCCGCCACCCTGGCCAGCACCGGCACCACGAGCGTCTTCCTCAACCCCATCCAGGCGATGCATGGGGATCTGGGCATTCTGGCGCCGGCGGATATCCTGCTCGCCCTGAGTTACAGCGGGGAGTCGGAGGAGATCCTCAACCTGCTGCCGCTGGTCCGCCGGTTCGGCATCAAAGTGGTCTCCCTGACCGGCAAACCCAACAGCGCGATGGGGAAATTGAGCGATGAGGTGATCTCCGTGGCCGTGGAACGGGAAGCCTGCCCTTTCAATATGGCACCCACGACCAGCACCACCGCGACCCTAGCGGTGGGAGATGCGCTGGCCATGGTGTTGCTGGATACCCGCGGGTTCAAAATCGAAGACTACGCACGCCGTCACCCTGCGGGGGCCATTGGACGGACCCTCCTGCTTCGTGTATCGGATATCATGCGCAAGGGCAATCGCGTGGCCACCGTTTCCTCCACCGCAAAAATCAAGGATGTCATTCTGGCCATGACCAAGGGCCGTAGCGGCTCCGCCGGAGTGCTCGACAAAGCGGGCCGGGTGCTCGGCATTTTTACCGACGGAGATCTCCGACGGCATCTTCCGCAATACCCGGATATCGTCAATATGCCGGTGGCAACCCTCATGACCCGCAATCCCATCATGGTGAAAGCCGATGGGTTGGCTGTGGACGTGCTCCAGCTCTTCGAGAAACATAACATTGATGATCTTCTGGTGGTGGACGGGCACAACAAACTGGTGGGCGCCGTCGACATTCAGGATCTGCCTAAACTCAAAATCATGTAG
- a CDS encoding undecaprenyl-diphosphate phosphatase → MDLLQAAVLGVVEGITEYLPVSSTGHLLLTMKLMHIGQSASTKDASEAYAICIQAGAILAVAGLYFRRLRGIAAGLIGKNPEGLRLGLNVLTAFIPALIAGLTLEKWIKHHLFGGGEMGLWPVVAAWLVGGLAILVIEWRRRHATGPGRPTRSLAELTWKMALLIGAVQILAMWPGVSRSLATILGGLWVGLSLMAAVEFSFLLGLLTLSAATALDTLKYGGDILAIYGWQAPLVGLTTALVSAAIAVKWLVSYLQKHPMSVFGYYRIALALIVAGFLIWSK, encoded by the coding sequence ATGGATCTGCTGCAAGCGGCTGTTCTCGGAGTGGTTGAAGGTATCACTGAATACCTTCCGGTCAGTTCAACCGGGCATCTGCTCCTGACAATGAAACTCATGCACATTGGCCAGAGCGCCTCGACCAAGGATGCCTCCGAGGCCTACGCCATTTGCATTCAGGCCGGAGCCATTCTCGCGGTCGCAGGGCTCTATTTCCGCCGGCTTCGCGGAATTGCCGCAGGCCTGATCGGAAAGAATCCTGAAGGCTTGCGACTGGGCCTCAATGTGCTCACCGCATTTATTCCCGCCCTGATCGCGGGGCTCACCCTTGAAAAATGGATCAAGCATCATCTGTTCGGGGGCGGAGAGATGGGCTTATGGCCAGTGGTCGCCGCCTGGCTCGTCGGCGGCCTCGCCATTCTCGTCATCGAATGGCGACGGCGCCACGCCACGGGTCCTGGCCGACCGACCCGCTCCCTGGCAGAACTGACCTGGAAGATGGCATTACTGATCGGGGCCGTACAGATTCTCGCCATGTGGCCCGGCGTCAGCCGCAGTCTGGCGACCATCCTGGGCGGGCTCTGGGTCGGGCTCTCCCTGATGGCGGCCGTCGAGTTCAGTTTCCTGCTCGGGCTGCTCACCCTGAGCGCGGCCACGGCCTTGGACACCCTGAAATATGGAGGCGACATTCTGGCCATCTATGGCTGGCAGGCACCGTTGGTCGGACTGACCACCGCCTTGGTGTCGGCCGCCATCGCCGTCAAGTGGCTGGTCAGCTATCTTCAAAAGCATCCCATGTCGGTCTTCGGATATTACCGGATTGCCCTTGCCCTGATTGTGGCCGGATTCCTGATCTGGTCTAAATGA
- a CDS encoding PilT/PilU family type 4a pilus ATPase, whose protein sequence is MFQIDDFLRRAVELHASDIHLKVGQTPFMRLHSELTASDLPLLTPEDLQKTILHVLPPYLVSHYNEQHEADFSHTVEGTGRFRVNAFMSQGQPSLAFRHVKTKVPTVDGLNLPQSIKTIAGAQRGIIIVSGATGSGKSTTLASMLDHMNETENLRIITIEDPIEYLFEDKKCVISQREVGLDTLSFQAALKHILRQDPDVIIIGEMRDQTTFRTALSAAETGHLVLTTLHSSNAAIAVQRLLEFFPASEWDQIRLNLASNLQAVICQRLLKGAQGGVIPAVEILINTPTVRKLLEKNKLDILPAAIETGSDDGMQTFNQSIYNLIKSGMITQEEGMTYASNPQALRMNLQGIFLDEGRRILSSL, encoded by the coding sequence ATGTTTCAAATTGATGACTTTCTAAGACGTGCCGTAGAATTGCATGCATCGGATATTCATCTGAAGGTCGGTCAGACGCCTTTCATGCGGCTTCATAGCGAACTCACCGCCTCGGACCTCCCCCTCCTGACCCCTGAAGATCTCCAGAAAACCATTCTCCACGTGTTGCCCCCTTATCTGGTCTCCCATTACAATGAACAACATGAGGCGGACTTTTCCCACACCGTCGAGGGCACCGGCCGTTTCCGCGTCAATGCCTTCATGAGCCAGGGCCAACCGTCACTCGCCTTCCGTCATGTCAAAACCAAAGTCCCCACGGTCGACGGCCTCAATCTGCCCCAGTCCATTAAAACGATTGCCGGCGCTCAACGCGGGATCATCATTGTCAGCGGCGCCACCGGCAGCGGGAAATCGACCACCCTGGCCAGCATGCTCGATCACATGAATGAAACGGAAAATCTCCGGATCATCACCATTGAGGACCCCATTGAATACCTGTTTGAAGACAAGAAATGCGTGATTTCCCAGCGTGAAGTGGGGCTGGATACGTTGAGCTTCCAGGCGGCACTCAAGCATATTCTGCGTCAGGATCCCGATGTGATCATCATCGGTGAAATGCGCGACCAGACCACCTTCCGGACCGCCCTTTCCGCCGCCGAAACGGGGCATCTGGTCCTGACCACCCTTCACTCCAGCAACGCCGCGATTGCGGTCCAGCGGTTGCTTGAGTTTTTCCCCGCCAGCGAGTGGGATCAAATCCGGCTGAATCTCGCCAGCAACCTGCAGGCGGTCATTTGCCAGCGCCTGCTCAAGGGGGCCCAGGGCGGGGTGATCCCCGCGGTCGAAATCCTGATCAATACGCCCACCGTGCGGAAACTCCTGGAGAAGAACAAACTCGATATTCTTCCCGCGGCCATCGAAACCGGCAGTGATGACGGGATGCAAACGTTCAACCAATCCATTTATAACCTGATCAAGAGCGGCATGATCACCCAGGAGGAAGGCATGACCTATGCCAGCAACCCGCAGGCCCTGCGCATGAACCTGCAGGGGATCTTCCTGGATGAAGGCCGCCGCATTCTCTCCAGCCTCTGA
- the lpxI gene encoding UDP-2,3-diacylglucosamine diphosphatase LpxI (LpxI, functionally equivalent to LpxH, replaces it in LPS biosynthesis in a minority of bacteria.), whose amino-acid sequence MSDRSPSDEAFGLPKGITEIVLLAGKGDYPLLLAQSARAQGVRRITAIAFRHETDRAIARYVDDVKWIYLGQFGAVLDALDAWGIKHAVMVGQITPTHLFSLRFDRMTFELLKNLKQRNAHTIYGAACDQINQRGVSLLPAHLFMEAAMPEAGLIGGREPTNEEMTDILFGLNVAKITSGIEIGQTVVVKEGTILAVEAYEGTDETILRAGRVGNGGAVVVKVAKKGHDMRFDIPVVGMRTMKIIKKSKTRVLAIEAKRTILLEREKLIKEANRLGICFIAMNTEDSLQGPA is encoded by the coding sequence ATGAGCGACCGTTCCCCATCTGATGAAGCCTTCGGCCTCCCCAAGGGGATCACCGAAATCGTGTTGCTGGCCGGCAAGGGTGATTACCCCCTGCTCCTGGCCCAGTCGGCGCGGGCCCAGGGGGTTCGCCGCATCACCGCCATTGCCTTCCGCCACGAAACGGACCGGGCCATTGCCCGGTACGTGGACGACGTGAAGTGGATCTATCTGGGTCAGTTCGGGGCCGTTCTGGATGCCTTGGATGCCTGGGGCATCAAGCATGCGGTCATGGTCGGACAAATCACCCCTACCCACTTGTTCAGCCTGCGCTTTGACCGCATGACGTTTGAACTGCTGAAGAACCTGAAACAGCGCAACGCCCATACCATCTATGGCGCCGCCTGTGACCAGATAAATCAACGCGGGGTTTCCCTGCTCCCCGCCCACCTGTTTATGGAAGCGGCCATGCCGGAAGCCGGCCTGATTGGCGGACGCGAACCCACAAACGAGGAAATGACCGACATCCTGTTCGGCTTGAATGTTGCCAAAATCACCAGCGGAATTGAGATCGGGCAGACCGTGGTGGTGAAAGAAGGTACCATCCTCGCCGTCGAAGCCTATGAAGGCACCGATGAGACCATCCTGCGCGCGGGCCGGGTGGGCAACGGCGGGGCCGTGGTGGTCAAGGTGGCGAAAAAGGGCCACGACATGCGCTTTGATATCCCGGTGGTGGGCATGCGCACCATGAAGATCATCAAGAAAAGCAAGACCCGCGTCCTGGCGATTGAAGCCAAACGCACCATTCTCCTTGAACGTGAAAAGCTGATCAAGGAGGCCAATCGACTGGGAATCTGCTTCATCGCCATGAATACGGAAGACTCTCTTCAAGGTCCGGCATGA
- the lpxB gene encoding lipid-A-disaccharide synthase — protein MTRPRSIMILAGEISGDMHAAGLVRALRQTDPTLTFFGMGGPLMREAGVETHYDVKDLAVMGIVEVLKHIFFFRKVFRHMEQLARDKRPDAVILVDYPGFNLRFAASAHAMGLKTIYYICPQVWVWKQGRIPIMVKVLDRLMTIFPFEPKIFEGTTLKVDFVGHPLVDEIRETLQTPIVPLPWAGEPQIGLLPGSRHAEIDRILPPMLAAARLIEDKFPNASFVIPTPTEEIGAHVRRLAACLARVPTRLNVIQGDARQVFRQSRAALVKSGTATMESALVGCPTVITYSVAALTFWIAKPMLKVRFAGIANIIANRYVCPEVLQFDVTPEALAKALIPLLSDTPERKAMLEGFAEVRQLLGGGGAAQRAAQVVLEELGLE, from the coding sequence ATGACGCGGCCCCGCTCCATCATGATCCTGGCCGGTGAGATTTCCGGTGATATGCATGCCGCCGGGCTGGTGCGGGCCCTGCGCCAGACCGACCCCACCCTCACCTTCTTCGGCATGGGGGGCCCGCTGATGCGGGAGGCCGGCGTCGAGACCCATTATGATGTCAAGGATCTGGCCGTGATGGGGATCGTTGAGGTCTTGAAGCACATTTTCTTCTTCCGCAAAGTTTTCCGGCACATGGAACAGCTGGCCCGCGACAAACGACCTGACGCGGTCATCCTGGTGGATTATCCCGGATTCAACCTGAGATTTGCGGCCAGTGCCCATGCCATGGGCTTAAAGACCATTTATTATATCTGCCCCCAGGTCTGGGTCTGGAAGCAGGGGCGGATTCCGATCATGGTCAAGGTGCTTGACCGGCTCATGACGATTTTCCCATTCGAGCCTAAAATCTTCGAAGGCACAACCCTCAAAGTCGATTTTGTGGGCCATCCCCTGGTCGATGAAATCAGGGAGACCCTTCAAACCCCCATCGTCCCCCTGCCCTGGGCCGGCGAACCCCAGATCGGACTCCTCCCGGGCAGTCGGCACGCCGAGATTGACCGGATCCTGCCGCCGATGCTGGCGGCAGCGCGTCTGATTGAGGACAAATTCCCAAACGCCTCCTTCGTCATCCCAACCCCGACTGAAGAGATTGGCGCCCATGTCAGACGTTTGGCAGCCTGTCTCGCCAGAGTCCCGACACGGCTCAACGTGATCCAGGGCGATGCCAGACAGGTCTTCCGGCAAAGTCGGGCCGCCCTGGTCAAATCAGGCACGGCCACCATGGAGTCGGCCCTGGTGGGGTGTCCGACGGTCATCACCTACAGCGTGGCGGCCCTCACCTTCTGGATCGCCAAGCCGATGCTCAAGGTCCGGTTTGCCGGAATAGCCAATATTATTGCCAACCGGTATGTCTGCCCCGAAGTGCTCCAGTTTGATGTCACCCCTGAAGCCCTGGCCAAGGCATTGATCCCATTGCTTTCGGATACCCCGGAGCGGAAAGCCATGTTGGAGGGCTTCGCCGAAGTCCGCCAGCTTCTGGGCGGGGGCGGAGCTGCTCAACGCGCCGCCCAGGTGGTGCTGGAGGAATTAGGCTTGGAATAG